TCAGAACCTGAGGCTTTGGTGGTTTCGCCACTTTATAATGCGCTTCAATCTATTTCCCCGAAGGTAGTCGAAAGAAAAGATGACGAAGCTTTGGGTACCCTAAATCCGAATCCCATTGACGCGGTCACAATTTCTGAAGGTACCCCAAATCCGAATCCCATTGACGTGTTCACAATTTCAGATGATGAAGCTTCGGAATCACCTGAGAAAGTTTTGCCTAAAGGCTATAAACCCCACAAAAGGGTCGTGGCTGTCCGGGATTTTCCTACTCCACCAACAAAGTTTCAAGCTCCATGCTCTGAAGGTCAATACTCTAGCCCCAGTTATGATGAGAAAAAACTTGAATCGATAAAATCAATGGAAGCGGAACCTTCAGAGTATAAAGATGAATTGGAGTCCGGGTACGGTTTGATATCTAGGGACGCCATTATTCCTGTGTACAACATTAGCCTTATTTCATCAGAAGAAGGAAGGGATATGCCAAAGGTTAGAGGCTCAGTGGAGTTTAATGATCTATCAGAAACTTCTGAGCATGAAGCTATGGATTTAACAGAGGAAATAGCATCCAACTTCACGTCTCCACTCGACACAATAGATTCAACTTCTGGTTCTCCCAATGGCTATAGAGGAAGGGGTTCCCCAAATAGGGAGGAGGGTATCTTGGAATCAACTAGTTTTAAGCTGAAAGGATTTAGTCATAAGCTGTCTGATGCAGAAGATCCCTTACTTGAAGCACAAAGTGATTCAGAAAGATTCTCCACAAATTCTCGCCAGAACTCTGAAGCTTATCAAGCCAATGTCCAAATACTACAGAAAAGAGGGTACCAAATAGCCCAAGGAGTAAAAAGAGAAGCGCCTCCAGGTCTAGCACAACCAGGGATACAAACAAAAGGAAAAGAGAGAAGACTTTTCTCCAAAGTTGGGCAAGTTCGAGCTTCTAGATAATTTCATGAGTTACAAATAGATTATAATTTTCATTTAGTTTTGTTTGATTTGATGGAAAAAAAATTGTCATTATGTGTACTTGTATGTGTTACAAATTATCATGGATGAAGTAAACTAATTTCGTTTGGCAGAAAATTTACCTGTGAAATTTGCTCTGTATGCAACTGCTTTCTCAAGGTATGCACCATTGAAGGTTGAACCACTGAAATCAGATTCCCTCATATCAGCAGATGTGAAGTTTGCCCTTCTGTTTCAACCATTTAGATTTCGGATTGATTATGAGCACTTGTGAGTCCTCAGTTTGATTGCCAAGAAGTAATTGAAATTCTTTACTTTGAAAAGTTACCTGAAATTTTCGTTCACGTGAACAGCTTTTCTGCACGACATAAGACAGAAAATCAAACCCTTCCTAAACCAAAAACAGAGATGTTGAGCATATAATTTAGATGTTGTAATGAAACGCACTTCAAATCCGCAGAACCAAACTGTGCAGCAGATCCGATACCAAATTCACCACGAGTTTCTGCCTCAAACTTATTAAGTTCAGCCATAGCAGAGATATCAGAGCCAAAAACAACTATGGCTGCTGCCAATGCTGTTGAAAGCAAGGGTTTCCAGATCTTAAACTTAGCATCCCTAACTTCATACGTATTGTTGGAACAATCTTCCTTTTTCAAAGGAAAACTATGTTAAAATTGAGTAcctaaaaatgataataataataataataataataataataataataattgatgAAACGAACAAGCAGAATCAAGATATCATTTACTCACCGCTAATTCGAGCTTTGATTTCTGAATTATTAACCTGGCAATAGACGCCAAAACGTTTTGAGAATGAGGGAAGATGGCGGGATGAagcttttgaagaagaagaagaagaagaagaagaagaagaaatactAATTAGAGGGTTGATGGATAAAGAGGAGAGTGAAGGCACTGCCATTTACAGGTAGTGGTTTGGTTTCTTGTTGTTACGAAGAAGAGGAAGCTGGTTCAGATGGGCATAGTGGCAGTTTTGATATTAAAATGTTTGCTCCAATTTTATCCACTTGTTTTTGCAGTAACGGGACTGGTTGGGATTAACACACGTCTCTTGCTTGTTTTTCATTGGATGTTGCCTTTCCATCTGTTTATTCTGGGGgaattttaaagtttaatattTTCTTCCTGAAAAAAATATCATGAATTTGAATTTTTACTCGATTATCATATTCAACGAAGGTGGGGAACTGGTTACACAAATTTACAACTTAATCCTTATATCTttacttttacaaatttaatctctttatttttaaaatttttaaaatttaagttcaattattaatacaaatattttttaaaaatttattgatgtgacatttaaaaataaaaaccttACTTCATAGTCATATAACTAAAAAGATGACTTTGTAATAAACCAAAATttgacaaaataattttaactgtgttaattaaaatctaaaaataaaagactgaattctaaaatttataaagagttaaggtccttatgctatattttaacaaaaaaaaaaaaactctataaCTAGCAAATTGATGGAAAATCCTGTTATCATATAGTGGATCAGTGTGGGCCTTCAGGTTCAGGTTTTTAAATGGATCCTTCACATTATATAATTGGCTTACTTTACAATTTGGACTTTGAATTATACTCAATTTTCTATTTTGATATCTAAGTTTTTTATTACTAATtggtatttaaaatatcaatCACTTCTCAATTTGAATCTAAGATATGCTTTCgttatatttttaattcatttttgaCAGGCGTTAAAAAGAATCTAATGACCAATCACAAAGTGGAGATtttatgtaaataaataaatagtttcTTTCATTAAACATATATACTCATTAAAAAtatgaaacaaaaataaatatataacaattaggaaaatatatataatctagaaaaaatataaattataaaaattataaaaataaaatttacaaaaatacgataattcaaaagaaattagttgaaattaataatatattacaaaaatgtaaaaaatgtaaaaattatttagaaaagtttgaaaataaaattcttttataaaattctataaagtatttaaatttcaagttttttttcttttgcaattacttgaaatttaaatacattttaattttcataaaaattaatttttatatattattttgaattttaaaatttataattatatattttagaattttataaaaatattttcttaaaattttatatattaatataaacttttacaatttttatcaatataatatatataatattaaaaaggaAACGTGGTGTATATTGTTATATTtgttatcaataaaatttaatattttatttttaaaaaatttaattgtcATGTGGTATTTTTCATTTGTCAAAATAAGTCACATTGTACTTTTCCATTGGCCAAAGTGGCTTAATAGATTTTTCTTAAAGGCCCTTACAAAATTGACCAAAAATAGAGGAAATTGATACTTAAGGTACCAAATTAGAAAACAAATGTTTCAGTACCAAAGTGAAAAATTAAATATACTTTAAGAATTAAACAGTAAATTATGCCTATATAATTTATCGGGCAGAAGATGTGTAGCAACAAGCCTGCCTCTCTAGTCTCTATTACAATAAATTTGTTTTATCATTATTAGATTTGGTCGTGCtggattatttattaaaattattatgttttaaaattaattaatttaaagataattttaagtaaaaatttatttttagtgtCAATAATTTATtagtataaataaaaataaaagaataatttagtggacttttttttttatatataaaatgatgTATCTTTATTTGATAAGCtttctgtaaaaaaaaaaatagaacgtCAGTAATGATAATAtatcgcaaagaaaagagaaataaaataaacaacacACAAATTTTTACATGAAAACtatttcgggaaaaaaccacgggcagagaagaaaaaaattcactatgtcgaattcgaattaatacaagaggaatagactgtcaatttataggcttgtaaaatcgtattctaataggagtgtagtaagattgaaacaccttatttaAATCAATATCAAATGGATGGAGTTTAATAAAGtttaaacacttttattttattttaccactgtattttatttaaataaggattcgggtcacttaattctaacaatctccaccttgacatgaATTTTCAATGaataagttcttcatcgcgaactctcaacgaacaagttctccacctcttccataaaaccccttaagggtttaacttcaacaatgaacaccaaccaagtttgagcaatgctcaaacttagttataggaagtgacttaatcatcatatctgcaggattttcatgagtactaattttgctcataaCAATATCactacgagcaataatatcacgaacaaaatgatatcgaacatcaacgtgttttgttctctcatgaaacatttgatcttttgtaaggaagatggcactctgactgccACAAAATACTGTATTGATTTGAAGGtattcattgagttcactaaagagtcccttcaaccaaatagcttctttacaagccgcAATAAtcaccatgtactcagcttcaatgGTAGACAAAGTGACTATAGTTTGCAaaatggctttccaactgattacacaacctccgattgtaaagacataacctgtaagaagtcttcttctatcaaggtctctagcaaaatcaacatcaacatacccaatgactttATCTCTAGTTTTTCCAAacatcggtaatacctcgtaagtatcttaaaatccactgaactactttccaATATTCTTTATCGGGATTccccatgtatctgctaactgtgctaaatgcatatgataaatctggacgtgaacaaaccatagcatacatgagagatcccactgcactagagtatgaaacatgtgacatgtactcaatcttatCATctaattgtggagacaaagccaatgaaagttTAAAATGgattgctaaaggagtactaacaggcttagcactctgcatattgaacttgcAAAAAACTTTCTCAacgtaccccttctgacttaggtacaatttacttgattTTCTATATCTGAGAATCtctataccaagtatcttctttgctggtctcaagtttttcatctcaaattcttcacttagttgggctttaacctttcttatttTTCCTTTATCTTTCGCTGccatcaacatgtcatcaacataaaagagtagatacacaaaagaactatcgatgtttttcttaaagtaagcACAACTGTCaaagctacttcttttgaaattatgagaagtcataaaggaatcaaacctcttgtaccactgtcttggtgactgtttcaaattgtaaagggactttttcagcaagcaaacatagtcctctttttttgagattataaaaccctctggttgttgcatgtaaatatcttcctcaagttttccatgcaaaaatgcagtttttacatctaactgctcaagctccaaattatgcatggccacaataccaaacAAAGCTAGAATCAAACTGGGCTTCACaattggggagaacacatctgtgaagtccactcctagaatttgactgtaaccctttgcaacaagccttgctttcttcaactcctagaattccttctttctttttaaacacccatttataacgaacaaccttttttacctttaggaagtttcacaataTCCCatattctgtttttgtggagtgattccatctcctcttgcatagcaaacatccactttttttaatcttcacagctaaccgcctcagaataattagatggctcttagtttgcatctatatcttcagctatatttaaagcataagctactagatcagcctcggcatacttctttggaggtttaatttctattctagttctatttttggcgatagagtattttGGTGAAGAAGTAACTCCATTTTGAATTTTTGTACTGgtttgaggagttgactctgttgTAGATTTTGGATTAATCTGAtgcttcacctaattttgattttctttattggaagagtttttaagagataagttaggtagcatagcaatttcatcaaaaacaacatccaAAAGATTTTTAAATCAGAATAGTCAGCatgattaccagaccatacctcttgtggagtctttttctcaatgacaACAGATAGAGATCGATTGATCAAAAAACATACAGTAGAGGCTACTTCGGCCCAAAacaactttggtaagttggcatttgacaacatacatttaacattttccatgatcgttctgtttaTTCATTCTACAACGCCGTTTTACTGTAGAGTATgatgaactgtcaagtgtctcataaTCCTTTCTGACTTGCACAGTTTATTAAACTTATTAGAACAGAATTCTAAGTCATTTTCTGTgcagaggtattttatttgttttcccgtttgtttttcaatcatagttttccaagacttaaatacggaaaacacatcgcttttctgcttcaggaaaaacgttcaaacttttttggaaaaatcatcaataaaagttagcatataatcaGCTcaacctctcgaaggcactcttgATGGCCCTCACAGATCAAAATGAATATATcccaacgttcccttcgtgttatggattcttttggtgaatcgaactctcttttgcttcccagaAACGCAGTGCTCACAgaacttcagtttgcaaattccttgcccatcaagaactcctcttttgctcaattctaccatgccattctcactcatatgccctaggcgtatatgccaaagtttagtaatatcatcatctgacaaggaagaggaagcaacAGCTGCATCACCGGTAATAGTAGAAccctacaaaacatataacttaacAGTATTTCTCTTCCCTTTCATCataacaagggaacctttggaaatcttcaaAACCCTACTTTCAACTGTgcatctgtacccttttgaatcaagagtacttaacgaaattaaatttctcttcaattctggaacatgtcgcacgtcactaagtgttctgacaactccgtCAAACATATTAACTTTAATCGTTCCTACACCTacaattttacacgaagcattatttcccatcaaaacgacaccttcagacactattttgtaagttgtaaaccaatcccaatTGGGACTCATGCGGAAGGTGCAGCTCGAATCAAGGATTCACTCCTCGtttactttagaattgttgatacAAGTGATTAGAAGTTCACCATCGATGTAGTATtctacaattttaattttttttatgcatgtttgataattcaaaataaaaacaatttgatagaatttttctataaaaaatatgaaaaataataaatagataagagctacttatcacttaatggagaataattttaatttaatttcaatttatttattttaatattatattatcctATAAAAAATTTacatctaaaattttattttttagaagaggtgaaatgttttaaaatttaaggaaaaaCTGTAGaatttttgtaacatcccgaaataaggcctagtcggaataatggtttcgggaccacaaatttaacgttaaaatatttattttatgattatcatgaggtctagaatatgaacaTATGATGTGCTAAagcttcatgaagaaattctaagtataaagttcccaattggaaattagggaccaaattgaataaattgcaaaacttggattctagaagcaatttgtgtgaaattgctttggattattaattagaggtctttaaatagaaattttcacaatttctaagtttttggacaaaaataggcatgcatggaaaatttggaaaggttagtaaggaagggcattttggtcatttggttaattaatgtaataaaaaagggaaaatcaagcaaaaatttactcattttcttctccatgctgccgaatTTGAAGGggtatccatagctagggttttctaaCATTTCAAGCTATATAGTAAGTCAAtcttagcctcgtttttaatgttcttcgtatttttgagatcctcgtaacatactctttctatttctacccatatctcaagctagggttcatgtttagaaaattacccatacatgagatgcttgtgttttgatgatttatgaaggaatatcaaagtttaaaggatggtaaacaacttttactaagtagttttcatggaaatggcctaaatgaccattttgtaaaaattgtaaaaatgggtagaacaatgtgaaatgaaggaaaattgtgggctgctataagcattaaaaatatttggctaggcttgggtaacctaaaaatttcatgcatttcatcatatgagcctaaggattaatttgtaaaaatgtaaaaagttaggggcaaaagaGCGAGTTTTAGCCGAAATTGAATAATGTAAGgtattaatgatttatttttactgatatagaccctaAGAAACCAATTCCTGAGGTCGACTGTATAAAatgaaaggttttggaataacggAAATACAAATCCAAAACGACTatcaggtaagtttgtataactcgAATGTAGACTATTTAAATACACTAAAAGTGTATATTCCTGTATGATTTTAAATGGTGATTTTCAATGTAAATAATTCATGAAAATTGATGATATGGTAAAATGTCTCGATTGAATCAAAAGGGATATCTGATGGATACGCCATTCTTACATGATacgagatcctacatgtgttgtaaaaaaagatttagcccgaacgggtaatccgttgatctcggtatagaaaggatctaacccggacgggtgttcctaaaGTGACCTAACCTCTCGaataatatgtgtgcattatggatttagctcggacgggtaatccgattagggtctggatttagcctggattggtaatttaaatccgagctcattaagagtgTTTGTCGTTACaatggatttagcctgaactggtaatcctgacatcacttCATGGATTTACTCtaagggggatttagcctggaatggtaatcccgccgtaagatgtaaggttcgcgggagtgcgtgcTTGAAAATGATCGCCTgtaggaattgacggtaaataagctatccatcgagatttttgagaaattcaacgggattaaaatGAGAAATAAGAATGTAAATTCTTGAATTGATGATCTCATCTAGATTAACGTTATAATATTTTgacatgagactaacttgatgattttagtgcatgtgataggaaactATCCTATACTTGATAGAATGTATGactaatatggttgtatgttaaataaccggtaagtttaccttcccgttattcgaacttactaagcatataaatgcttacccccttctcttttccctgtcttacaaagCTCGtgaactcgtgaagattggaagatggttggagaatcaacatacTATCAACTTGTtccgctttggtatatagatacttttattttatttaatgacatgtatagggtttttggttattttgttgtatgtgtcatttggctagccaatgtaagggcttaaatggtatacctatttttttttttttgtatctagccatgagatatgactcatattgatataggttgtaaacctactaatgatgcatgtttatgttttaaatatttcatgagatatgatgatgaggtttatcatggatggatgcttgaaatgggacctaatattttgagagtggacatagtgtaacatccctaacccataaccatcaccggaataggttaagaggcattaccagacttataactcAAATCAGAACCATCATATAacaaatatcatctcattaatAATGAAAATccttcattcacattcaataatcacataaaatttaGTATAcaatacttaaacatgcattcgAGACCCAATTGATAACATATATAAGTTTCagaatttataaaaatttccaccttttaaaaggtcacacgcccgtgtgaacaggccgtgtgcctcaaacggtctagacacacccgtgtgtcaaagttgtggcaaaacagggcatagttactgacttgtccacacggccatgtccaggccgtgtgctaggccttgcAAAAAATAGAGGGTATTATGTTTGTGACACCAGCATACCAATAAgggtcacacgggcagaccacacgcccgtgtgtctagcccgtatgcgagcctgacttacaattgtaaggtaccccaggggacagaCAACtgtgcaacatagccgtgtgtcgcacacgattgatacatacgcccgtgtctctacccgtgtggacaaaaatagaccatttgaatagccaatttgccaccccaaatgGGTTCATCCTATAAGCAAAGTAGATAAGCATAATTCTACCTCCAATTCAGCTAATATTTATGCTATAGTATTCATCATTTATAACATAACAATATCAACCATTTCCCTAATCATAAACCTTACCAATTCATGCTAAACACAAGgtaaattcataccaaaacatttcCTCTCATACCTCATTAAATCTCAATTAAACTtaccaactaaaacataccacattTGCAACTTATCATCATATACTATAAGTCATTCACAACTATGAATTCAATCACAAATTAGTCAAATTACATGGCTAAGCATATCCAACACAAAACATACTTAtccaactactagcctatacatgccatacttcaaaaataaaattttaaaaagtaccaaaatgaagttcgatagtgtggtgacgatcatTGACGATCCTTGAGCttgcagtagcttcgatatctataaaataatataaacacatacaaagtaagctttcaaaagcttagtaagctcatactaaAATAATCAAcagtatataaaacataaaatgacaACACATGAGTATTTACACATTTTCAATCCATATGACCATATCAATTCAATGAACTTCACATGCATAATATTATCTACCActtaggtatcgtacatacctaaatcttcccgtacttattcactttcataCTTACCTCTCGTTGAATATTATAAGACTTTCTGTAAATTATTCGTACtttaaacatccgcacacttagtgctataaaggTTAGTCGAAGCTAGAACAATTCCATACAcatagtgccatctcaattaaccgaagctagAACAATTCCGTACAcatagtgccatctcaattaaccgaagctaaatcgatatcgcacacttagtgccttatatagccgaagctagtttaaatcgcacacttagtgccaaatactatTGATTTATTGTCGTACTCATCCTAACCAAACATATATACAATCTTTATATAATCAAAATATCAAATATACTTAAACATCATGccttatgtacgaacttaccttgtactcggAATTGTCGACTTGAACGTTTATTCtacaatcttcgacttccctcggtctaaattcgaattcctcttttcttgatctatatgtattcaaaattaaccctttttattcaccaaatcattcaaaacaatccatatacacacaattagggcattttgcaaaatacccctcacattttcacattttgacactttagtccttaattcacaaaatcacaaaatacacaaagtttgctTGTACAAAAGCTTAGCAAAATTTTCATGACTCTCAtaaaagtccatacatttcatttatttcacattttagtccttcaaaatagcatttttacaatttaagccataatactcaatttcatcaaaaattcaaagacaaagcatttaaacccaacatcaatcttccataattcatcaattaacatcacaaaactcatagtttcatcaatgacgcatttcaaaatcatcaccaaaatcagaaattgaagcatgggttagatagtactcgaagcaacgattacaaaaacgtaaaaattataaaaaaccgaacaaaactcataccttaatcaagaaatgaaatggccgaaccctaggtgttcttttccttttattttatttgctaTTTCCGGCTATGAACATGAATAATAgccaatttcatgctttgattttattaaacatataattattaatcaaatacctattttgccctttattaaacctttataaaaccatttaatgaATCGTTATTTTAGTCCATTAACATTCTCAATGgataaataacaacataaggacccttTCTTTACAAATCcaaatcaaataagcactttaacatctagcacacaacttttatattttatgcgattaggtcctttttgcaaattaagcacacaaacagttaaattttcacacgagattTTCGAACACGTCAATTCACTTATTATaggcacggaaaataatattaaaatattgttttgactcgaatatgtggtcctgaaaccactactctgactagggtcaaaaccggactgttacacatAACAtgtaatggtatatggttataatatggcctaaatGTAAAATGAGCTATGTTAATCCCTcatacgaaaaggataatttagcatgtactaagcCGATGAGATGAGGCTAACATGTAATGAGTTATGACAAGGTTGTTTAAAAGTATAATAAGGCCATGTTATATACCATTGAAGTCGATAAATGTGTATAGATGTtagagggtgactaaaggcttggaaaataaccctaAAATggtctacatgggtagacacacgggcatgtgcctaggtcatgtgtgacacactgtcAGCCTCCATGGGTGtgttccttggccgtgtgacccctgcacctaaaattttaggtcagattgcatggtagtaaacacacgggcagagacatggctgtgtgtctcaatcgtatggaggacacggcctagcacacgggcgtgtgccttggccatgtgcctcaaaatgaatgatgatgtcataaatagaatgttcgagtttttggacacgggcgatgacacgggcatgtcta
Above is a genomic segment from Gossypium arboreum isolate Shixiya-1 chromosome 8, ASM2569848v2, whole genome shotgun sequence containing:
- the LOC108467891 gene encoding thylakoid lumenal protein TL20.3, chloroplastic isoform X1, translating into MAVPSLSSLSINPLISISSSSSSSSSSSKASSRHLPSFSKRFGVYCQVNNSEIKARISDCSNNTYEVRDAKFKIWKPLLSTALAAAIVVFGSDISAMAELNKFEAETRGEFGIGSAAQFGSADLKKAVHVNENFRRANFTSADMRESDFSGSTFNGAYLEKAVAYRANFTGADLSDTLMDRMVLNEANLTNAVLVRSVLTRSDLGGALIEGADFSDAVIDLPQKQALCKYANGKNPITGVSTRASLGCGNSRRNAYGSPSSPLLSAPPQKLLDRDGFCNKDTGLCEAK